AAGGTGAGCTCCGACGTACGCCCGTCCGCTCCTGTGATAGAAACCACGGAGGCGGAGTCGGAAGGACCCGAGGACGAGGAGGACACCGCGGACGTCCTCACGCCCAAGAAGGCCGCGAAGGCGAAATCCGAGGAGGAGGCCCCTACCCGATGCTCGGCCCACAAGCTCCTCGGCACCCAGAAGCATGCGTGCGGCACGTGGTTGTGCAAAGCCTGCCTGGAGGGCGGCGCGGAGTGCCCGGGCTGCCACGAGCCGCTCGGCGGGCCCAAGCCCAAGGCCGCGGAGAAGCACGAGGCGGATCCGGCGAGGGACTTCAGTCGGCTCTGAGCATCGAGCGCAGATCTCACGGCAGCCGCGATCGCTCCCGGGTCATTCGAACGTCCAGTGGTCCCGCTCGCGCAGGAGTTCCCTCAGAAGGCGCACGGCCTGCGCGTGGTCGACGCGCAGGACGAATGCGCCCAGGTGCTTGCAGAACAGCCGTGCCTTCGCGCGGTTGGTCCGGAAGTCCACGCAGTCGTGCTCGATCCGTCGCTCTTGGGTGTCGATGCGCACGGAGTACTCCTTCACGGTCCCGGAGAGGAGGGTGGTCGTCGCCTTGTCGACGGACACGAGCCCCGGGTCGATGGCCTTCGCCGAGGCGAGCCGGTTCGTCCCTAGGAGGACGAGCAGGAGCTCGTCGAGGCTCATGGCGTCGATGTCCTTGTTCATCGGGACGTCCGCCTGGATCGTCCCGGCCTCCTCCGTAATCTCGCCGCCTTTGACCTGGATCGCGACGCCGAACTTTTCCAGCGCGTCGTTGATGCGCTTGTCGATGAACGCCTGCTCCTCGGGTGCATACTTCGCGCGGTTCCCTTCCTTGTTGAAGTAACGACGCGCGGCGCGCGCGTGGAACGGGGTGTGGACGGGGTACTTCCAGTTCGCCGGGTCCGCGTACTTCTCCGGATCCTTGGGAT
The nucleotide sequence above comes from Thermoplasmata archaeon. Encoded proteins:
- a CDS encoding DUF6582 domain-containing protein, translated to MVRAVKPTRKRDGRAGPPEGYPKDPEKYADPANWKYPVHTPFHARAARRYFNKEGNRAKYAPEEQAFIDKRINDALEKFGVAIQVKGGEITEEAGTIQADVPMNKDIDAMSLDELLLVLLGTNRLASAKAIDPGLVSVDKATTTLLSGTVKEYSVRIDTQERRIEHDCVDFRTNRAKARLFCKHLGAFVLRVDHAQAVRLLRELLRERDHWTFE